The Anolis carolinensis isolate JA03-04 chromosome 2, rAnoCar3.1.pri, whole genome shotgun sequence genome contains the following window.
ATGGAAAGTGATTTCTTcttgggaagggaggaaaaaggtgttttttttttaccttcctGAAAGCACCATATCTGGTTCCTTTATCTGAATTTTCAAATGGTGATGCTGTTTACATGAGTGCTGCACATGTTCCTCCCAAATTTCTGCTCTGCAACGACCATATACTGATCAGCTGCAGTTTATTTATCACCAATTTTGGACTTTCTCCTGAGTTTTTTATTGCATGTTTTCCATGTGGATGTGTTGCAGCACCCATTAGGGGCTTGCGTTTTGTCCACCCCATCCACCCCCATAAGCTACatcattctggattttacagcatgtgtagataAGGGCCAATATTTCTCATCTGTAAGATGAAGAAATATAAGTTTAGGGATTTCATTTTGGGCAGTCTTTTTCACTTCACATGCTTCTCAATATACCATCTGACAGCAACAACAGTCGTTGAGGAAATAATACTTTGATTCTGACATTTTTACATCAGTATTCTTAACCTGCATCATATAGTTAGAGTAAAACAAAAAATATGAACAAGTTAAAGACTTCTCTTTGAAAAGAGAGTTCCTGTATTTAGATGAaggtcatgcttttaaaaaacattttgatcATCATTTAGTCATGCGAATACATTTATTACAGTCACATTCTTTCTTTTAATGTGTCCAAATGGCAACAAGAGCCTGTATTTAGTTTGGCTCCTTCTCCTCTGAATTCCTTTACTATACATAGCTCTGCAGTCATGCTTACAGTTATCTTAACAAGATGTGAAAGGAGACATCCTAACTTAAACAGCTGTTCTTTTCCCAAAAGAAGACTGCTGAAATATTTTGAATACCACATGTAGCAAATCATTGTTGGGAGAATAAAAGGCCACTTTGAAGATCAGTTGTTACATACAGTACTTATAAAAAAATATCCTTACATACTGCTATGCAATATACTAATTTATCTGGGACTGAAAAGTCAtaaattttagtttttaaaatgccTTGTCTTGTTCTTCAGAAGTAGGAGTTCCACCTCTTGGTTTATTTGCGCTTAAAGGACTTATTTCGATCAGTTGTAATGCTGATAAATACAACAGTTTCACAATTCAGTATTACACATCAGTGAAAAGCAGCCTTCATCCTTTGTCTCTTGAATTCAAGCGATGTAAAATTTTGAATGCAACCTTCTATTTCCACCCTTTCCCATATATAGAACCTTCCTTTCACACATTCTTCTACATCCATGTTTTACAGGATTCTCTCTGCTTTGTCAGATTGTTTTGTTATGAATGTGTGGGTGCATTCAGTTCACAGGAACAAGTATTGTCTTTGACATCAAAACAATCAAGTTCAACACACTAAGTAAAATATGCAAAAGCTTGCCTTTATCTTCATTGTGAATACAGCTCTGCATGCATATCACCACAGTTCACGACTGTTCTAGTTAAAGTAGAAACAATGTTGTCTCACCCATAACAAAACGTCTACAGTTCATATCCTGCCAAATGCCTTGGTTTCAATAACCAAAATGCCATCGTGGCAGAAGATAGCAGTCAGATCTTTTGTTTCAACTCCATCAGGCAATTTGTATTGTCTAGTAAAGCTTCTGGCTATAAAGCCATGTTCATCCATCCTGGGTCCATGCTGAGCTTTGATCAGCAGCCAGCCTTCAAAGGTTTGAATGATAACATCTTCAGGACGGAACTGCACAACATCTAGTAAGACTTGAAATTTGGGTTTTTCTTCATTTGTACTGTGCTGTTCTGTTTccacttcacccacatcctttGTCTGTACAGCCACTGCTGGGCCTGGCAAGGCGTAGAGAGAATGGTTTAACTTGCATGCTTCCAAATCTTTGTTAGTAAAATATTCCTGATAACGTACTGGAGTTTCCACCCAGTGCCGTATAACTACTCCCTCCATTGCTGAAATAATGTTGATAATCTGCTGCTTTATTTCTTCAGTAGGAAGAGTCCAGTTCACCAACTGGAACAATCCACACTCTTTCCAGTTGTACGTCCACATATAAAGTAGTTTATCGGCTGAGGTAGCTTGTCATTTTTAGCTCTGTCAGATACTATCTCTTCTGTGGGTGTGACTTAGATCCATGAGACGCACTGGATCTTTTCACGTGCTGACAATTGAGCCCTATTTATAGCATTGGTGCCTGAACTGTTTAGAAGTTTTCATTTTCATTACTTGGTATGACACATTTTATGGTTTCTCTTTTGTTATTATGGCTATTGTTATGAATCAATATATGCGTATGTATGTGTTGTGATAGACAAGTTTAACTTATTAAAAATGATAGCCCTGTTGAGGAGGTTAGGTGGGATTGGAgaggatatgagttttaaaggccattttagtgtatttactcAATTTTATTCTTTTACCATGCTGTTActatttaacttttgtattgctctttttaaactgtaaagtgtggatagatgttagctgccttgagtccccatgggtagaaaggtgggatataattaaatatgatgatgataataatgatgatgataaaattaTTACACAAGCATGTTGAGTTTGCTGGAACCCGACACAAACAGAAATGATTTTATAGATTCTTATCATGTAAGAATCTAACAGGGACAGTTGTCtgattctattttttttattaaaataaacaatatgaCTGCTCAGTTGCAGTCCAAATTCTTATTGACCTGTTTTGTCCTACTTAAGATTCCCTGTGCTAGGGTTGATTTTTGAGACCGCAAtcacatttattttataattttaaccattgttatttgccttcaagccatttccagttTAGGGCAATCCTATCAGTGAAATTATCTTGGTACGATTTGTTCAgacaaggtttgccattgcctttctttgaggctgagagagtttgactGGTGGGTCTCCATGtctaagcaaggatttgaacccttaaAGTACTGTGCTACACTGGTTCTCcatgtcttcaagtaatttctgacttaaggcaaccttattacagggttttcttagcaagtttTATCCACTTGGTTGCTGTTATCTTTTCTGAGGGTTCAGGAGTATGATTTACCCAATATCCCTCACTGGATTTCCATAACTGaacggggatttgaaccctgtatTCCTACAGTCTTAGTCcactactcaaaccactataccatactgAATTTCAGGCTGAATCTATACtgaatcatccagttcaaagcagatgatttaaatggcagtgtaaatggggcctcagtGCCTACATTCtcctgcaaaaaaacaaacaaaaaacaattaacTATTATAGTGAGTTACTTAAGCCGGGGCCagtggggaggggtgggggtaGTGGTAGTGGTGCGT
Protein-coding sequences here:
- the hspb3 gene encoding heat shock protein beta-3: MWTYNWKECGLFQLVNWTLPTEEIKQQIINIISAMEGVVIRHWVETPVRYQEYFTNKDLEACKLNHSLYALPGPAVAVQTKDVGEVETEQHSTNEEKPKFQVLLDVVQFRPEDVIIQTFEGWLLIKAQHGPRMDEHGFIARSFTRQYKLPDGVETKDLTAIFCHDGILVIETKAFGRI